Genomic window (Campylobacter magnus):
TGGTAAGAGGAGCTTTTAAAAGATGAGCTTATAGAGCTTTTATCCAATTTGTGTTTAATTTTCTTAAAAAAATTGCTAGATTATTGCAATATAAAAATAGAATTTAAAAGATTTTTTTTAAATTCTAGAATTCCTAATATTTTAGGAATTCCGGCATAATAGTAAAAAAATGGGTATGAAATTCCACTTTTTGCTTTTATCTTTCATTATTTTTTAGCTTAAAATAATGTGGAATAAAGACATTTTGTTTTCTAATTTTAATCCACTATGAACTCTAAGTTTAGTCTTTAAATGAGCAAATTATCCTTCTAGTCCATTATTTGTTTTTGGTAGATTTTCTACGCTTTCATAGGCAAAAAGAAAGGCTATATTTCGTTTTAAAGTGTAATTCGCAGATCGCAATCTAGTATGTGTATATCGCCACTTACCATTTTCATCAATAGTTTTTTCATTTAAAAAGTATTTGTGTCTTTCTTGCCACTTAGAAAGTTTATTGATAAAATCATTACTGCTAAGCTTACAAAGTTCTTTGCTAAGTGCTAGAAGCTCCATTCCAGCATCACTTTTAGGCTTTCTAGTTAGCTTTGCCATTACAGCTCTTAGTATGTGAAAGATTTGAAACGCAATAGGATAAAGAGTTTTGGCAAGTCCCTTAAAGCCATCGCTTACTACTGCTTTGATTATATATCCTTGCTCCACGCACCACTTAAAGCCCAGTTTGTAGTCTTCTAGTTTTTGCTCTATACAATGCCACCAAATAAACTTATTTGAAATAGCATCTTTAAAGACTACTACTCCAAAGTTTAAGCCCCAGTAAGTAGTGTCTATTAGCAATATAATTTCTTTTAGATTTATCTTTATAGGCTTGGTTATCTTGATGGTATTTATGCGATTTCTAAGTGTTTTTTCACAGATATTATTTTCTTTGGATAAGGTATTTAATGTTTTCTTTTCTATAATGTAAGAATTAAATAATTTTTCAGCTTTATTTTTGTTTTTAAAAGTGAATTTTTTAGAGCAATCTTTGCACTTAAATCTTTGGTTTTTGCTCTTTGTAAAACCTATTTTTACTACTAAATTACCGCCACAATTTTTGCTACTGGGTCCGTTGGATGGATAAATTTTTTACTCATATTTTTTATACCCCTTGTAAGTATGAATTTAAGGGACTATTATAGCATTTTCATACCCACTTTTTTATCATTATGCCAGAATTCTAGAATTTACTTATACTGCTTAAACTTGATTTTGATATAATCTCAATATCTAAAATCTCACTTGAAGTAAAATACTTTTTACCACTAAAATAGCAAAAGCATAAAGTCTAATAAAAATGCTTAGGGAAAATTAAGGAAAGTAAAGCTGGTGCCCGGGACCGGACTTGAACCGGTACAGCCAAAAGGCCGAGGGATTTTAAGTCCCTTGTGTCTACCATTCCACCACCTGGGCAATTAAAGAATAAAATTATAGCAAAATTTTCTTAAAACTTGCTCAAATTTAAGATTTTTTTGCTAAAATACAATATTTATTTTGGGGTTATAGCTCAGCTGGGAGAGCGCTTGAATGGCATTCAAGAGGTCGGCGGTTCGATCCCGCTTAACTCCACCATTTCAGTTTATTTTAAGCTTCTTTTGATTTACAATAATTTAGAATAACACGATATATTCATTATCTTAGCTTAGTTTGATTTAGATTGATTGACATTGATTAGCTTTTGTTGTAGAATAATTAGCTTAGTTATTAACTCACTTAGAGCTTAATAACTCACTTTTATAAAAAAAAGGGGGCTAAAATGGCGAATATTTCAAAAGCTTACTTGCTTGATAAAGATATTAGGCTATTAGAATTTATAGGTAAAGATTACAAAAAAGTAGTTGGTAGCCCAAAAGAGCTTTATGTCTGTGTGTATGAAAAGACTAAAATGAAAACTTTTAGTTTATACTATAATAAGCACTACATTAAAATAAAAGAATTCCGTGAGGGTATTTATAGCGTGGCTGATGCTAGGCGTGATGCCACAAAACTACTTAAAGAGCTAGAAAGTGGCAAAGATATGGCTACCATTAAGGGTAAAAACGACAAATATCTATTCAAAAATCTTTTTGAGCTACACATAGCCCAAAAGCAAAAAAGAGGTTTAAAAGATAGCTATTTAAAGAAAATAGTTGATATGGCTAATAATTATTTGATGCC
Coding sequences:
- a CDS encoding IS256 family transposase, variant Zn-binding type, whose protein sequence is MYPSNGPSSKNCGGNLVVKIGFTKSKNQRFKCKDCSKKFTFKNKNKAEKLFNSYIIEKKTLNTLSKENNICEKTLRNRINTIKITKPIKINLKEIILLIDTTYWGLNFGVVVFKDAISNKFIWWHCIEQKLEDYKLGFKWCVEQGYIIKAVVSDGFKGLAKTLYPIAFQIFHILRAVMAKLTRKPKSDAGMELLALSKELCKLSSNDFINKLSKWQERHKYFLNEKTIDENGKWRYTHTRLRSANYTLKRNIAFLFAYESVENLPKTNNGLEG